A portion of the Pseudomonadota bacterium genome contains these proteins:
- a CDS encoding class II aldolase/adducin family protein — protein MTVLRQVNPETSARADAEEWQLRCDMAAVFRVCARLEMNDQIGNHNSLMLPGSASRFLINPRGMLFQELRASDLITCDLDGKVLAGKGELRKVAFHIHARIHLKHPQARCVLHVHPIYTTALSLVEGGRLELAHQANLLLNDRIAYDDVNNGPVHDNEEGDRIASLLGAKTILIMASHGVTVVGQTVHGAFDELYCVERNAMYQVTAMQIGRPLRRQDEALRRNYNGPWENRVDARMHLDAWRRILDREEPDYAS, from the coding sequence ATGACCGTGCTGAGACAGGTCAACCCTGAGACGTCCGCCCGCGCCGATGCCGAAGAGTGGCAGCTCCGCTGCGACATGGCGGCGGTCTTCCGGGTCTGCGCGCGGCTGGAGATGAACGACCAGATCGGCAACCATAACTCGCTGATGCTCCCGGGCTCGGCCAGCCGCTTCCTCATCAACCCGCGCGGCATGCTGTTCCAGGAGCTGCGCGCCTCCGACCTCATCACCTGCGATCTCGACGGCAAGGTGCTGGCCGGCAAGGGCGAGCTGCGTAAGGTCGCGTTTCACATTCACGCGCGCATCCATCTGAAGCACCCCCAGGCGCGCTGCGTCTTGCATGTGCATCCGATCTACACGACCGCGCTGTCCCTCGTCGAAGGCGGCCGGCTCGAGCTGGCGCACCAGGCCAATCTGCTCCTGAACGACCGCATCGCCTATGACGACGTCAACAACGGGCCGGTCCATGACAACGAGGAAGGCGACCGCATCGCCTCACTCTTGGGAGCCAAGACCATCCTGATCATGGCGAGCCACGGCGTGACCGTGGTCGGCCAGACGGTCCATGGCGCCTTCGACGAGCTCTATTGCGTCGAGCGCAACGCCATGTATCAGGTGACCGCCATGCAGATCGGCCGCCCCTTGCGGCGTCAGGACGAGGCGCTCCGGCGCAACTACAACGGACCGTGGGAGAACCGGGTCGACGCCCGTATGCATCTCGATGCCTGGCGCCGCATCCTCGATCGCGAGGAGCCGGACTACGCGAGCTGA
- a CDS encoding low specificity L-threonine aldolase: MTTPVNLYSDNVSGIAPEIMAALVEANKGQAQPYGADALTTRAKAALAELFEHEVWVFPVSTGTAANALATSVLTPPYGAVYASTTAHIDVAECGATEFFTGGAKIVLVPSERGRMQPDGLTEALAKAGKGLAHRVQPAGLSLTQATERGTVYSLDEIGRLTEIAKRHGLKIHMDGARFANAVARLKVKPAEATWRLGVDVLSFGLTKNGALGVDAVICFRQDMAEEMRYRQRRAGQVYSKMRYASAQLLAYVNNGLWLKNAAHANAMGARLGNGLAAVPGVGLEEPVEINQVFLSMPEAVIAGMEAAGIGLGRRGGSQVRMVAAWSSSEAEIDGAIAAARAAAGKDKAAA, encoded by the coding sequence ATGACCACGCCCGTCAATCTCTACTCCGACAATGTCTCCGGCATCGCGCCCGAAATCATGGCCGCCCTCGTCGAGGCGAACAAAGGCCAGGCGCAGCCCTACGGCGCCGACGCGCTGACCACACGCGCAAAGGCGGCTCTGGCCGAGCTCTTTGAGCACGAGGTCTGGGTGTTTCCGGTCTCGACCGGAACGGCGGCGAACGCGCTTGCCACCTCAGTGCTGACCCCACCCTATGGCGCGGTCTATGCGAGCACGACCGCCCATATCGACGTCGCCGAATGTGGCGCCACCGAGTTCTTCACCGGCGGCGCCAAGATTGTGCTCGTGCCTTCCGAGCGCGGCCGCATGCAGCCGGACGGGCTCACCGAGGCGCTCGCCAAGGCCGGCAAGGGCTTGGCGCACCGGGTGCAGCCGGCCGGGCTCAGCCTCACCCAAGCAACCGAGCGCGGCACCGTCTACAGCCTCGATGAGATCGGCCGCTTGACCGAAATCGCCAAGCGTCACGGGCTCAAGATCCATATGGATGGCGCGCGCTTCGCCAACGCCGTCGCCCGGCTCAAAGTGAAGCCGGCGGAGGCGACCTGGCGCCTCGGCGTCGACGTGCTCTCCTTCGGGCTCACCAAGAACGGCGCGCTCGGCGTCGATGCCGTCATCTGCTTCCGTCAGGACATGGCCGAGGAGATGCGCTACCGGCAGCGCCGCGCGGGGCAGGTCTATTCGAAGATGCGCTACGCCTCGGCCCAGCTCTTGGCCTATGTCAATAACGGCCTCTGGCTCAAGAACGCGGCGCACGCCAACGCCATGGGTGCCCGCCTCGGCAATGGTCTCGCCGCCGTGCCGGGTGTCGGCCTCGAAGAGCCGGTCGAGATCAATCAGGTGTTCCTGAGCATGCCGGAAGCGGTCATCGCCGGCATGGAGGCGGCCGGCATCGGTCTCGGCCGCCGCGGGGGCAGTCAAGTCCGCATGGTTGCTGCCTGGTCCTCGAGCGAAGCCGAGATCGACGGCGCCATCGCCGCCGCCCGCGCCGCCGCCGGCAAGGACAAGGCCGCGGCGTGA
- a CDS encoding ABC transporter permease: MIRYIIQRLVSSVPVVVLVTLISFSIMQLVPGDPAAVMAGPSATKTELDQMRHQLGLDQPFALQLAGWYGGLLRGDLGRSILLGRSVAQAIAERVPVTLALALFSFALTLALGIPIGMIAAMRQNTWIDQAAMTLALLGVSLPNFWLGLMLIALFSVSLDLLPAGGYVPISLDPVGWFKSLILPSLSLALLQVGLLARITRSTMLEVLRQDYIRTAKAKGLPERVVIGKHATKNVLVPVTTVIGITFSLLLSGSVVIETVYSLPGLGRLIATSIFSRDYPVIQGGLLVTAVMFVFLNLVVDVLYAWLDPRVRYD; the protein is encoded by the coding sequence ATGATCCGCTACATCATCCAGCGGCTGGTGAGCTCGGTGCCGGTGGTCGTGCTGGTGACGTTGATCTCCTTTTCGATCATGCAGCTCGTTCCGGGCGATCCGGCCGCGGTGATGGCGGGACCCTCGGCCACCAAGACCGAGCTCGATCAGATGCGCCATCAGCTCGGTCTCGACCAGCCCTTCGCCTTGCAGCTCGCCGGCTGGTATGGCGGGCTCCTCCGGGGCGATCTCGGCCGCTCGATCCTCCTGGGTCGCTCGGTCGCCCAGGCGATCGCCGAGCGGGTACCGGTGACCCTGGCGCTGGCGCTCTTCTCCTTTGCGCTCACCCTCGCTCTCGGCATTCCCATCGGCATGATCGCAGCCATGCGGCAGAACACCTGGATCGACCAGGCGGCGATGACCCTGGCGCTGCTCGGCGTCTCGCTGCCGAATTTCTGGCTGGGCCTGATGCTGATCGCGCTGTTTTCCGTCAGCCTCGATCTCTTGCCCGCCGGCGGCTATGTGCCGATCAGCCTCGATCCCGTCGGCTGGTTCAAGAGCCTAATCCTGCCGTCCTTGTCGCTGGCGCTCCTGCAAGTGGGGCTGCTCGCCCGCATCACCCGCTCGACCATGCTGGAGGTGCTGCGGCAGGACTATATCCGCACCGCCAAGGCCAAGGGCCTGCCGGAAAGGGTGGTGATCGGCAAGCATGCGACCAAGAACGTGCTGGTTCCGGTCACCACTGTGATCGGCATCACCTTCAGCCTCCTGCTCTCGGGCTCGGTGGTGATCGAGACCGTCTACTCGCTTCCCGGCTTGGGCCGCCTCATCGCCACCTCGATCTTCAGCCGCGACTACCCGGTCATCCAAGGCGGGCTCCTGGTGACCGCCGTCATGTTCGTCTTCCTCAACCTCGTCGTGGACGTGCTCTACGCCTGGCTCGATCCCCGGGTGCGCTATGACTGA
- a CDS encoding ABC transporter permease: MTEAATAELGIDKPLGRKRGAQGILRRLLTHRLFMTGAVLFVAVALIALLAELLATHDPVEMRARNRFKPPSALNWFGTDNFGRDIFSRLVFGARLSLEIGLATVSLTALFGTLAGTVAGYFRRLDNLVMRAMDALMAFPAIMLALAIAAALGPSALNVVIALSAVYTPRTARIARASVLVVREMDFVEAARSVGASHHRILWRHILPNCLAPLIVQLTFVFAYAVIAEAVLSFLGVGPPPPAPSWGNVIAEGKDYIREAPWITLFPGLAIAMTVLGLNLLGDGLRDVLDPRMKVQQG, from the coding sequence ATGACTGAGGCCGCCACGGCCGAGCTCGGCATCGACAAGCCGCTTGGTCGCAAGCGCGGCGCGCAGGGCATTCTCCGGCGCCTGCTGACGCACCGGCTGTTCATGACCGGCGCGGTGCTGTTCGTGGCCGTGGCGCTGATCGCACTCCTGGCCGAGCTTCTCGCGACCCACGATCCCGTCGAGATGCGCGCCCGCAACCGCTTCAAGCCGCCGAGCGCCTTGAACTGGTTCGGCACCGACAATTTCGGCCGCGACATCTTCTCGCGCCTGGTCTTCGGCGCGCGCCTGTCTCTGGAGATCGGGCTCGCCACCGTCAGCCTGACGGCGCTCTTCGGTACGCTTGCCGGCACGGTCGCAGGCTATTTCCGGCGCTTGGACAATCTGGTCATGCGCGCCATGGACGCGCTGATGGCGTTCCCGGCGATCATGCTGGCCCTGGCGATCGCCGCCGCGCTCGGACCATCGGCCCTCAACGTGGTGATCGCGTTGTCGGCGGTCTATACGCCGCGCACGGCGCGCATCGCGCGGGCCTCGGTGCTGGTCGTGCGCGAGATGGACTTCGTCGAGGCGGCCCGCTCCGTCGGCGCCAGCCACCACCGCATCCTTTGGCGCCACATCCTGCCGAACTGCCTTGCCCCGCTGATCGTGCAGCTCACCTTCGTCTTCGCCTACGCGGTCATCGCCGAGGCGGTCCTGAGCTTCCTCGGCGTGGGTCCGCCGCCGCCGGCGCCGAGCTGGGGCAACGTCATCGCCGAAGGCAAGGACTATATCCGCGAAGCACCCTGGATTACGCTCTTCCCCGGTCTTGCCATCGCCATGACCGTGCTCGGCCTCAATCTCTTGGGCGACGGGCTCCGCGACGTTCTCGATCCCCGCATGAAGGTGCAGCAGGGATGA